A window from Opitutia bacterium ISCC 52 encodes these proteins:
- a CDS encoding gamma-glutamyltransferase produces MTMVRITIISLLVLLPAAFKAADRTIGELFATRSEVIAQHGMVATSQPLATQIGLDILKKGGTAVDAAIAANAAMGLMRPNSNGIGGDLQKPTCPKPHSDQ; encoded by the coding sequence ATGACCATGGTAAGGATTACGATTATTAGCTTGTTAGTTCTACTACCCGCAGCTTTTAAAGCTGCAGATCGAACAATCGGAGAGCTCTTTGCCACCCGGTCGGAAGTGATCGCACAGCATGGCATGGTCGCCACCAGTCAACCGCTCGCAACACAGATAGGCTTGGATATTTTGAAAAAGGGTGGCACCGCCGTGGACGCGGCTATCGCGGCCAATGCAGCCATGGGCCTTATGCGACCTAACAGCAATGGCATCGGAGGAGATCTTCAGAAGCCAACTTGTCCAAAGCCTCATTCAGATCAATGA
- the nhaC gene encoding Na+/H+ antiporter NhaC, with translation MSTPESKTPSLGLSLVPVISMIVLLFVGIKVFGADPHIPLILAAAITAIIGYSIGVPWKKLQNSIVHSISIAMPAVLILVAIGILIGTWVASGVVPLLIVYGLKILTPGIFLIATCLICSVVSFATGSSWSTAGTAGVALIAVGQGLQLPLPMVAGAIVSGAYFGDKLSPLSDTTNLAPAVAGAELFEHIKHMLFTTVPSLLISLILYGLLGLRLKEGSASMEEVEALSTSMAGLFNFSPLLLLAPAVVLALIIMRVPALPALLGGGFAGALLGVLLQGASINDMISVMQSGYASETGTAQIDELLSRGGIESMMWTVSLILCAMAFGGMLEGTGMLAAISNAVLRFATTTGRLVSSTVATCIGMNVLAPDQYLSVIVPGRMYKDAFEQSGLAAKNLSRCLEDAGTLTSPLIPWNTCGATMMAALMVNPLAYLPFAFLNLINPVISIIYGFTGWTMDKKKTEEASVKNPSSDLD, from the coding sequence ATGTCTACTCCCGAAAGTAAAACTCCTTCACTTGGTCTTTCACTCGTTCCAGTTATCTCCATGATTGTGCTACTTTTTGTGGGCATCAAGGTGTTTGGAGCAGACCCTCATATTCCGCTCATTCTGGCCGCCGCGATTACGGCTATCATTGGTTATTCGATTGGAGTCCCATGGAAGAAATTACAGAATTCGATTGTTCATAGTATTTCGATCGCCATGCCGGCAGTTCTTATCTTGGTAGCCATCGGGATTTTGATCGGAACCTGGGTAGCCAGCGGCGTTGTTCCGCTGCTTATAGTTTATGGATTAAAGATACTCACTCCAGGGATCTTTCTGATCGCTACCTGTTTGATATGCAGCGTTGTTTCTTTTGCCACCGGCAGTTCCTGGTCAACGGCTGGAACAGCGGGTGTGGCTTTGATTGCGGTTGGGCAGGGCTTGCAGCTACCATTACCCATGGTGGCAGGAGCCATTGTATCGGGTGCCTATTTCGGGGACAAACTTTCGCCTCTTTCAGATACCACGAATCTGGCTCCGGCTGTTGCGGGTGCTGAGTTGTTTGAACATATCAAGCACATGCTGTTTACCACAGTTCCTAGTTTACTGATTTCTCTCATCCTTTATGGCCTTCTTGGGCTTCGCTTAAAAGAAGGATCTGCTAGCATGGAAGAAGTCGAAGCCCTCAGTACGTCCATGGCAGGATTGTTCAATTTTTCACCTCTATTGCTTTTGGCGCCCGCTGTTGTTTTGGCTCTTATTATCATGCGCGTTCCCGCTTTACCCGCGCTACTTGGAGGAGGATTTGCTGGAGCGCTTTTAGGTGTGTTGCTTCAAGGGGCTTCGATTAATGACATGATATCGGTTATGCAATCCGGCTATGCTTCGGAGACGGGAACAGCTCAAATCGACGAACTTCTTTCGCGGGGTGGTATTGAAAGCATGATGTGGACGGTGTCGTTGATTTTATGTGCCATGGCTTTTGGTGGAATGCTGGAAGGCACTGGGATGTTGGCTGCCATTTCGAATGCTGTCCTAAGGTTTGCTACAACTACTGGGCGCTTGGTTTCCTCAACGGTGGCAACCTGTATCGGTATGAACGTCCTGGCGCCGGATCAATATCTCTCTGTCATTGTCCCGGGGAGAATGTACAAGGATGCTTTTGAACAATCTGGCCTAGCGGCAAAGAACCTCTCTCGCTGTCTTGAAGATGCGGGTACGCTCACTTCGCCACTCATTCCCTGGAACACTTGTGGTGCTACGATGATGGCGGCATTGATGGTTAACCCGCTCGCCTATCTTCCTTTCGCATTTCTTAATCTAATAAATCCTGTTATCTCTATCATTTATGGATTTACTGGATGGACTATGGATAAGAAAAAAACGGAAGAAGCATCGGTGAAAAATCCAAGCTCAGATCTTGATTAG
- a CDS encoding DUF1552 domain-containing protein, translated as MKPKSWHMNRRTFLRSATGVAMSLPFLDCMRGSALASTAKSTLPKRLCTIFFPYGASVPANDHEDRDWGWFPVIEGDSFRCTKVMEALNPLREHISVIGGLSHPAGRDIGGHDTGDIFLTGASFGGANFKNTVSMDQLAAEKHGDLTRFSSLVLSSDGGIGMPTRSKTLSFSQSGQPIPGLDKPQQIFDRLFGDGTDTVEENRRRLGTEASMLDQVMDQSQSLRKKLGKQDREKYDEYLTSVRDIEQRVARSQEWLDIPKPKVQEGSVDLDVSTDAPIEYIDTMYDLMYLAFQTDSTRIATYMLSAMNGNVSNQFSKALGLGSQHELAHGAGKPGGFPRQGEWNKCLIDGLARFLGKMAHTPEGEGCMLDNTMVLMGTSNSRTHNNHNYPLVFAGGSNMGFKHDQYHIFNEGDDDKDKPMSNLLFTMLNRMDVTDRGFNDSTGDLSELYG; from the coding sequence ATGAAACCCAAATCCTGGCATATGAATCGCCGTACCTTCCTGCGTAGTGCAACGGGTGTGGCCATGAGTTTACCCTTTCTCGATTGCATGCGTGGAAGCGCTTTGGCATCGACCGCAAAGAGCACCCTACCAAAACGCTTGTGCACTATTTTCTTTCCTTATGGAGCGAGTGTTCCGGCTAACGATCACGAAGATCGCGATTGGGGTTGGTTTCCAGTGATCGAAGGAGACAGTTTCCGCTGCACCAAGGTGATGGAAGCGTTAAACCCGCTTCGCGAACACATTTCTGTTATTGGTGGTCTATCTCACCCAGCGGGTCGCGATATCGGTGGACACGATACCGGAGACATCTTTTTGACCGGCGCCAGCTTTGGTGGAGCGAATTTCAAAAACACGGTTTCCATGGATCAGCTGGCGGCTGAGAAGCATGGAGACCTGACTCGCTTTTCTTCTCTAGTGCTTTCCAGTGATGGAGGTATCGGAATGCCCACTCGTTCCAAGACCTTATCGTTTTCTCAGTCCGGTCAGCCGATTCCAGGGCTGGATAAACCTCAGCAGATTTTTGATCGCCTTTTTGGAGACGGAACGGACACGGTTGAAGAAAATCGCCGACGCTTGGGAACCGAAGCCAGCATGCTCGATCAGGTCATGGATCAGTCTCAGAGCCTGAGAAAGAAATTGGGTAAACAAGACCGGGAAAAATACGACGAGTATTTAACCTCCGTCCGCGATATTGAGCAGCGTGTGGCTCGTAGCCAGGAATGGTTGGATATTCCCAAGCCCAAAGTCCAAGAGGGGAGTGTGGATCTAGATGTTTCTACCGATGCACCGATCGAATATATCGATACGATGTACGATCTCATGTATCTGGCTTTCCAGACCGACTCGACCCGGATTGCTACTTACATGCTGAGTGCTATGAACGGCAACGTCTCCAATCAATTTTCAAAAGCCCTCGGTCTAGGCTCTCAACACGAGCTGGCTCACGGAGCTGGTAAACCCGGTGGATTCCCGCGTCAAGGTGAGTGGAATAAATGCCTGATCGATGGTCTGGCCCGATTCCTTGGCAAGATGGCTCATACACCAGAAGGAGAAGGCTGCATGTTGGACAACACCATGGTTCTCATGGGCACGTCCAACAGCCGCACCCACAACAATCACAATTACCCACTCGTTTTTGCGGGCGGATCCAATATGGGCTTCAAACACGATCAGTATCACATCTTCAACGAAGGCGATGACGATAAAGACAAACCCATGTCGAACCTCCTCTTCACCATGCTCAACCGCATGGATGTAACCGATAGAGGCTTCAACGACAGCACCGGGGACTTGTCGGAGCTTTACGGATAA
- a CDS encoding DUF1592 domain-containing protein, whose product MKVISLSCLISLTAVALLEARTITYEKEVAPLLTKYCVDCHGPDKQKNDVRVDNLDLDFVGGRDRETWHDILDLLHLGDMPPEDEAQPSDEERRTLVDWITEEMTEASEIRRSTNGLGVLRRMTRYEYNNTMSDLLGVELDYATNLPPETASHDGFQNNGSVMGMSSMQLEYYLKAAQYGLSVALVDGEQPKRYEAFTTTNAPRRADRPDPVVNTSNIQPGNSFWLRMMDYPTTGPVTVKVKAHAVIPEGKGPPRMRVRVGLRPDTYVTGGSVGEDIDIWDTAEEPGLYTFHGRLEHYPMLSVTPNFPGFLVNVHNIYDDGGEAMDIFRLRINEQYRELNDPDPEQPWLVVESVSLVVNEFDSWPPKHHTDILYKGLEVPKNETAYAKEVLKRFMTRAYRRPPTKGEVNDILSFYKEVRPVYPIFIDAMRQALSMVLISPQFIYLVEPLEEGEGSRKLDGYEVASRLSYFLWSSMPDDELLSLAKNKKILRASVLRKQVQRMLGAPQAKRFIEQFTDQWLDLQALERVAVNPQFYPDFNERVVPAMRKESQAFFSEILYNDLSALNFLDSDFTMLNEILANHYGIEGVTGNAMIRVPLLPEHRRGGLITQASMLVGNSTGEDSHPIDRAVWILERLLDDPPSPPPANVPSLDPETPGFAQMTLKEQLEIHRLDPACGDCHKNIDPWGIPLENFDAVGLFRSEAIRLVAEKKGQTRDKKELAAVEASDVMPDGHEIQGPEALKAYLLSEKEDQFAEALVRKLTTYALGRSLEFTDREQIDHLTKDFKKDDYRLDDLIDSIVTSKLFLTR is encoded by the coding sequence ATGAAAGTTATATCCCTAAGTTGTCTTATTTCCCTTACTGCAGTTGCATTGTTGGAGGCACGTACGATTACCTATGAAAAGGAAGTGGCTCCTTTATTGACCAAGTACTGTGTGGATTGCCACGGACCGGACAAACAGAAGAACGATGTGCGGGTGGATAACCTGGACCTGGATTTTGTAGGCGGTCGCGATCGGGAAACCTGGCACGATATTCTGGATCTGCTCCACCTCGGAGATATGCCGCCTGAGGATGAGGCTCAACCGAGTGATGAGGAACGTCGAACGCTAGTTGACTGGATTACGGAAGAAATGACCGAAGCTTCCGAGATTCGTCGTTCTACCAATGGGCTCGGTGTGCTTCGTAGAATGACACGTTATGAATACAACAACACCATGTCCGACCTGCTCGGGGTAGAGTTGGATTACGCGACCAACCTCCCGCCGGAAACCGCCAGTCACGATGGCTTTCAAAATAACGGTTCCGTTATGGGCATGTCGTCGATGCAACTGGAGTATTACCTCAAGGCCGCCCAATATGGTCTGAGTGTTGCCCTGGTCGATGGCGAGCAACCCAAACGTTACGAAGCTTTCACTACGACCAATGCGCCCCGCCGTGCCGATCGACCTGATCCGGTAGTTAATACCAGCAACATTCAGCCGGGTAACAGCTTCTGGCTGCGCATGATGGATTACCCGACCACAGGACCTGTGACGGTTAAGGTAAAGGCCCACGCGGTGATTCCTGAGGGGAAAGGTCCTCCGAGGATGCGTGTCCGGGTAGGTCTGCGGCCGGACACTTATGTGACAGGTGGTTCAGTCGGGGAGGACATCGACATCTGGGATACAGCCGAGGAACCAGGACTCTACACGTTCCATGGCCGGCTCGAACATTATCCCATGCTGAGCGTGACTCCCAACTTTCCAGGCTTCCTGGTGAATGTGCATAACATCTACGACGATGGCGGTGAAGCCATGGACATCTTTCGCCTGCGTATCAATGAGCAGTATCGAGAATTGAACGATCCTGATCCTGAACAACCCTGGTTGGTCGTTGAGTCCGTCAGTTTGGTCGTGAACGAATTTGATAGTTGGCCACCCAAGCATCACACCGACATTTTGTATAAAGGGCTCGAGGTTCCAAAGAACGAAACCGCCTACGCGAAGGAAGTGCTGAAGCGTTTTATGACCCGGGCCTATCGTCGACCTCCAACCAAAGGTGAAGTGAACGACATTCTGTCTTTCTACAAAGAAGTGCGTCCTGTGTATCCAATTTTCATTGACGCTATGCGACAGGCATTGTCCATGGTGCTCATCTCGCCTCAGTTTATTTATCTGGTCGAGCCTCTTGAGGAAGGAGAGGGGAGTAGGAAGTTGGATGGTTATGAAGTAGCTTCACGTCTTTCTTATTTCTTGTGGAGTTCGATGCCTGACGATGAGCTTCTATCGTTGGCCAAAAATAAAAAGATCCTTCGTGCCTCGGTATTGAGGAAGCAGGTACAGCGCATGTTAGGAGCTCCTCAGGCCAAACGCTTCATTGAGCAGTTTACCGATCAATGGTTGGATCTGCAGGCCTTGGAACGGGTGGCGGTGAATCCGCAGTTTTACCCCGACTTCAATGAGCGAGTGGTGCCAGCTATGCGGAAAGAATCGCAGGCCTTCTTTTCCGAGATTCTCTACAATGATCTCTCGGCACTTAACTTCCTTGATTCTGACTTTACCATGCTCAACGAGATCCTGGCTAACCACTATGGCATCGAGGGCGTTACGGGGAATGCTATGATTCGGGTACCTTTGCTTCCCGAGCATCGTCGCGGTGGTTTAATTACTCAGGCGAGTATGTTGGTCGGCAATTCCACCGGTGAGGATTCGCATCCGATTGATCGAGCGGTGTGGATCTTGGAACGTTTACTCGATGATCCTCCTTCTCCACCGCCAGCCAATGTGCCATCGCTGGATCCTGAGACTCCGGGATTCGCTCAGATGACATTGAAGGAGCAATTGGAGATTCACCGTTTAGATCCTGCCTGCGGTGATTGCCATAAAAACATTGATCCCTGGGGTATCCCGCTGGAGAATTTTGATGCTGTGGGGCTCTTCCGTTCAGAAGCCATTCGCTTGGTGGCTGAGAAGAAGGGGCAAACGCGTGACAAGAAAGAGTTAGCTGCCGTTGAAGCCTCGGATGTGATGCCGGACGGACATGAAATTCAAGGTCCTGAAGCTTTAAAGGCCTATCTTTTATCTGAGAAAGAAGACCAATTTGCAGAGGCTCTCGTGCGGAAATTAACCACCTACGCCCTCGGCAGGTCGCTTGAATTTACGGATCGCGAGCAAATTGATCACCTGACAAAAGACTTTAAAAAGGATGACTATCGGCTGGACGACTTGATCGATTCGATAGTAACGTCCAAGTTGTTTCTTACCCGCTAA
- a CDS encoding universal stress protein codes for MGTIKTILVAVDFSDVTNTVVEAAYDQATASRGVMKIIHVCSPEPDFVGYGSTPVYNVDVCEKTMVLETKKLEKLAERIEERGVEASTLLLEGPIVDSLLSEIEENDYDMIVTGSHGHGALFNLVVGSVTSALLHHAIVPIAFG; via the coding sequence ATGGGTACCATCAAAACAATACTCGTAGCCGTTGACTTCTCAGATGTAACTAATACGGTTGTTGAGGCCGCATACGACCAAGCGACTGCTTCTCGTGGTGTAATGAAAATTATCCATGTTTGTTCGCCAGAGCCTGACTTTGTAGGTTACGGCTCAACACCGGTCTACAACGTGGATGTGTGTGAAAAAACAATGGTTCTTGAAACCAAAAAATTGGAAAAACTCGCCGAGCGAATTGAAGAACGGGGAGTGGAAGCCAGTACCTTGCTTTTAGAAGGTCCTATTGTTGATTCGCTGTTGAGCGAGATTGAAGAAAATGATTACGACATGATCGTAACAGGTTCCCATGGACATGGGGCACTCTTCAATCTGGTAGTTGGTAGTGTTACCAGCGCGCTGCTTCATCACGCCATAGTGCCCATTGCTTTTGGTTGA
- a CDS encoding sulfatase-like hydrolase/transferase, with translation MNSIRSTLLFLCFLFVASWSQAEAPNIILMMGDDHGWDEVAYNGHPHLKTPVLDEMAATGLRLDRFYSGHPSCSPTRGSFLTGRHPNRYGTFSPNWSMRPEEITIGHLMKQAGYRTGHFGKWHVGPVKKASPTSPGAMGFDEWLSHDNFFELDPVLVRNGGKPKKYPGESSEIVIDETIRFIGDAQKKKQPFMAVVWFGSPHEPYMGLPEDLALYDDLPQKYAKKKVKLTSVETGQSSTQILRDVLQVRYAEITAMDRAIGKLRDHLENEGLRDNTIVFYCGDNGVPSSGNGATNPFRALKGSVYEGGVRVPGVLEWPAMISQPRSSDLNTVTSDLLPTLAELVGQPLPDRPIDGVSLTPLLSGEMKERPSPIMFWNFDTGPEEANSDKPYIDPKLQEGTTPLIKMMAGKYTRTFRNYHHSEIKDTDYNGSRTLLHERYKLVIDGEKDNGVELFDVVRDPYETTNLAEELPAITASLQDQMKNWQDSVINSLTAADY, from the coding sequence ATGAATTCTATTCGATCTACCCTATTGTTCCTTTGTTTTCTATTTGTTGCATCCTGGTCCCAGGCTGAAGCGCCCAATATCATCCTAATGATGGGTGATGATCACGGCTGGGATGAGGTAGCTTATAATGGGCATCCACATTTGAAAACTCCGGTTCTGGATGAAATGGCAGCAACGGGGCTACGTCTGGATCGGTTTTACTCAGGACACCCTTCCTGTTCACCGACACGTGGCAGTTTCTTAACCGGGCGTCATCCGAATCGTTATGGTACCTTTAGCCCAAACTGGTCGATGAGACCGGAGGAGATCACCATTGGCCATCTCATGAAACAAGCCGGGTATCGGACCGGACATTTTGGGAAGTGGCACGTGGGACCAGTAAAGAAAGCGTCCCCCACGAGTCCCGGAGCGATGGGATTCGATGAGTGGTTGTCGCACGACAATTTTTTCGAACTGGATCCAGTCTTGGTTCGCAACGGTGGAAAGCCTAAGAAGTATCCGGGAGAAAGCTCGGAGATCGTGATCGATGAAACCATTCGCTTCATCGGGGATGCGCAAAAGAAGAAACAACCATTCATGGCCGTGGTATGGTTTGGTTCTCCACATGAACCCTACATGGGGCTTCCAGAGGACCTGGCATTGTATGATGACCTACCGCAAAAATACGCGAAAAAGAAGGTCAAACTAACCAGCGTCGAAACGGGCCAATCGTCGACTCAGATTTTACGCGATGTGCTGCAAGTGCGTTATGCCGAGATAACAGCCATGGACCGGGCTATTGGCAAACTTCGGGATCACCTCGAGAATGAAGGTCTACGCGACAACACCATCGTATTTTATTGCGGCGACAATGGTGTACCTTCAAGCGGCAATGGTGCAACCAATCCTTTCCGAGCACTCAAGGGCTCGGTCTATGAAGGTGGCGTCCGCGTACCCGGCGTACTCGAGTGGCCGGCCATGATATCCCAACCTCGTAGTTCTGATCTGAATACCGTTACCAGTGACCTACTCCCTACCCTGGCAGAGCTAGTTGGCCAACCCTTACCCGATCGACCTATAGATGGCGTAAGCCTAACTCCGCTGCTAAGCGGCGAAATGAAGGAACGCCCGTCACCAATCATGTTTTGGAATTTCGACACAGGCCCGGAAGAGGCCAACAGCGACAAACCCTACATTGATCCCAAGCTCCAGGAAGGCACTACCCCACTCATAAAAATGATGGCCGGCAAATACACGCGCACCTTCCGTAACTATCATCATTCAGAAATAAAGGACACCGATTACAATGGATCCCGCACTCTCCTTCATGAGCGCTACAAACTGGTGATCGATGGAGAGAAGGACAATGGAGTTGAACTCTTCGATGTAGTCAGAGATCCCTATGAGACTACCAATCTGGCAGAAGAATTACCGGCCATCACCGCTAGCTTACAGGATCAAATGAAGAACTGGCAGGACTCGGTAATCAACAGCCTGACAGCGGCTGACTATTAA